From the genome of Nasonia vitripennis strain AsymCx chromosome 1, Nvit_psr_1.1, whole genome shotgun sequence, one region includes:
- the LOC100679805 gene encoding uncharacterized protein LOC100679805 — MDEYVRFKINRRLSLVVNLAEFSDKTKKMAFTLEREIARDNKTYKLRVAITKEAVTALQAGSVGIINALERNENLEKVYTQSKDNLRIEVQRCLDGSEGVLTIAYYYLDPQSNNDMVSIRKSSFSTILEYVSNEFNVNDEWFDESSVAKLDRKKKEKKDRQSIS, encoded by the coding sequence ATGGACGAGTACGTCCGGTTTAAAATCAACCGACGATTAAGTTTGGTTGTGAACTTGGCGGAATTTTCGGATAAGACGAAGAAAATGGCTTTTACGCTGGAACGTGAAATAGCAAGAGATAATAAAACATACAAACTTAGAGTTGCCATAACAAAAGAAGCTGTGACAGCTCTTCAGGCCGGGAGTGTCGGAATTATAAATGCATTAGAAAGAAACGAGAACTTGGAAAAAGTTTATACTCAGTCAAAGGATAACCTGCGGATCGAAGTGCAAAGATGTTTAGACGGTTCTGAAGGCGTTCTTACCATTGCCTATTATTATCTCGATCCGCAATCAAACAACGATATGGTATCCATTCGCAAGTCTTCGTTCTCAACGATTCTGGAATATGTCAGCAATGAATTCAATGTAAACGACGAGTGGTTCGACGAAAGCAGTGTCGCGAAACTAGACcgcaagaaaaaagaaaaaaaggaccGTCAATcgatttcataa
- the LOC116738475 gene encoding uncharacterized protein LOC116738475, giving the protein MEEIVKYKLNRRVNMIVNLTELVDKGRDLSFVLERYVVREECIKNIKVVVKNSAVKAMQKQSAGIIEALKTNNNMKGIYKNAQEGLMIEVQRCEDDDVRSKQFCDMSTTILI; this is encoded by the exons ATGGAAGAAATCGTCAAGTACAAGTTAAATCGCAGAGTGAATATGATAGTGAATCTGACGGAATTAGTGGATAAAGGAAGAGATCTATCATTTGTATTGGAACGTTACGTTGTGAGAGAAGAATGTATAAAgaatataaaagttgttgtGAAAAACAGTGCTGTGAAGGCTATGCAAAAGCAAAGTGCGGGAATAATCGAGGCtttgaaaacaaataataacaTGAAaggaatttataaaaatgcacAAGAAGGGCTTATGATCGAAGTGCAACGTTGCGAAGATGATG ATGTACGTTCGAAACAATTTTGCGATATGTCGACaacaattttaatttag